The DNA window GCGCTCGATTGATCAACAGCGAAACTCCCTGGATCGCGGGGCTCGTCGCCGCGACTTCACGCGCCCATGCGTCGAGTCCGTCGAGTTGATCGGACGCGGCGACCAGGTGCACGGCGCATTGGTCGGTGAGCGGTAAGTGACGCACCACCAGGAACCGCGCGATGCCTTCGTGGCGGCGCGGGTGGTAGGCGGGCCAGCGATGCGCACGCGCGAACCGCTGGGTGAGACGCACCACCTCGACCGTCAACTCACTCGCGATCAGGCAGTCCTCGAGTTCGAACACACGATCGAACGCGCCGCGCACGTGAAGTCCGAGCTGCGGGGATCCGTCGGAGTCGGGCGCGAAGCTGAACTCCATCTTGTTGCGATAGCGCCATGCGTCGGGCGCCGCGACGATCGGACGGACCTGCGGGTTCTCGAGCCCGCCGATGCGTTCGAGCGTCTCGCGGACGTGGCGTTCCTTGAGCCGCACCTGCGCCTCGAGGGCGAGGTCCTGAAAGCGGCAGCCGCCACAGACGTGCACATGGGAGCATCGCGGGGGTACCCGATCGGGGCACAAAGGCTCGACGCGTTCCAACCTTGCATCGGCCCAACGCCGTCTCACATGTGAAACCCGGGCCTCGACGCGGTCGCCGGGAAGACCGCGGTCCACGAACACGACTCTTCCCTCGTGCCGTGCAAGAGCCTGGCCTCCGGGCACCACATCCTCGATGGCGAGGGTTAACAGCTCGTTGACTTTCATGCGCGGGGAGGGGCTCGTTCCGCTCTCGGAGGAATTCCGGGAACTGAGGGAGGGGCCGCGTGGTTTCAGGGGCAGACCCTCGAACGT is part of the Candidatus Eisenbacteria bacterium genome and encodes:
- the rlmD gene encoding 23S rRNA (uracil(1939)-C(5))-methyltransferase RlmD translates to MDRGLPGDRVEARVSHVRRRWADARLERVEPLCPDRVPPRCSHVHVCGGCRFQDLALEAQVRLKERHVRETLERIGGLENPQVRPIVAAPDAWRYRNKMEFSFAPDSDGSPQLGLHVRGAFDRVFELEDCLIASELTVEVVRLTQRFARAHRWPAYHPRRHEGIARFLVVRHLPLTDQCAVHLVAASDQLDGLDAWAREVAATSPAIQGVSLLINRARANVAIGEEERLLQGRATVVERLLGLEFEAGAASFLQTNSRAAEGLYQGAIAAAAATPDDVVLDLYCGTGTLTLLFARVAGEAIGVESVEPAVIAARANAVRNRVTNARFEAGESRAVLRQWARGERAGAPRPSIVVVDPPRAGLHPRVVARIAELTPRRVIYVSCNPATLARDLKDFAALGFALDHVTPFDLFPHTPHIECVARLERTASV